In Luteimonas viscosa, the following proteins share a genomic window:
- a CDS encoding aspartate-semialdehyde dehydrogenase — MNNPQNRRFNVAVVGATGAVGEVMLSILAERDFPVGKLVPLASERSAGSTIEFRGDDHVVQDLASFDPAGIDIALFSAGGDTSKEYAPKFAAAGAVVIDNSSAFRYDDDVPLVVSEVNPEQVKNRPRGIIANPNCSTMQMLVALAPLHRRYGIERINVATYQSVSGAGRSAMEELGRQTAQLLGFADIDPQKFPVQIAFNLIPHIDSFLDNGYTKEEMKLVWETRKILGDQSIQVNPTAVRVPVFYGHSEAVAIETREKVTPEAARELLAASPGVEVVDEREPGGYPTPVTHASGKDAVFVGRIREDLSHPRGLNLWIVSDNIRKGAALNAVQLAELVAAEG, encoded by the coding sequence ATGAACAATCCCCAGAACCGTCGCTTCAACGTCGCGGTCGTCGGTGCCACCGGCGCCGTCGGCGAAGTCATGCTGTCGATCCTCGCCGAGCGGGATTTCCCGGTCGGCAAGCTGGTGCCGCTCGCGTCCGAGCGCTCAGCCGGCAGCACCATCGAGTTCCGCGGTGACGACCATGTCGTGCAGGACCTCGCCAGCTTCGATCCCGCCGGCATCGACATCGCGCTCTTCTCCGCCGGCGGCGACACCTCGAAGGAATACGCGCCGAAGTTCGCCGCCGCCGGCGCCGTGGTGATCGACAACTCCTCGGCCTTCCGCTACGACGACGACGTGCCGCTGGTGGTGAGTGAGGTCAATCCCGAGCAGGTGAAGAACCGCCCGCGCGGCATCATCGCCAATCCCAACTGCTCGACCATGCAGATGCTGGTGGCGCTGGCGCCGCTGCACCGCAGGTACGGCATCGAACGCATCAACGTGGCGACCTACCAGTCGGTCTCGGGCGCCGGCCGCAGCGCGATGGAGGAACTGGGCAGGCAGACCGCGCAACTGCTCGGCTTCGCCGACATCGACCCGCAGAAGTTCCCGGTGCAGATCGCCTTCAACCTGATCCCGCACATCGACAGCTTCCTGGACAACGGCTACACCAAGGAGGAGATGAAGCTGGTCTGGGAGACGCGCAAGATCCTCGGCGACCAGTCGATCCAGGTGAACCCGACCGCGGTGCGCGTGCCGGTGTTCTACGGCCACTCCGAGGCGGTCGCGATCGAGACGCGCGAGAAAGTGACGCCGGAAGCCGCGCGCGAGCTGCTGGCGGCCTCGCCGGGGGTGGAAGTGGTCGACGAGCGCGAGCCGGGCGGCTACCCGACGCCCGTGACCCACGCCTCGGGCAAGGACGCGGTGTTCGTCGGGCGCATCCGCGAGGACCTCTCGCATCCGCGCGGCCTGAACCTGTGGATCGTCTCCGACAACATCCGCAAGGGCGCCGCGCTCAACGCGGTGCAGCTCGCCGAGCTGGTCGCGGCCGAAGGCTGA
- a CDS encoding 2-hydroxyacid dehydrogenase: MPAPSAASRPRVWVSQPLFDDIVARLGEHFEVGATAQVTVWSPAQVAAKLRGCDGAVVTLNERIGTAEIVQASSLRAIANVGVGYDNLDVEALRARGIVASNTPDVLTETTADMGFALLMAAARRITEGERWLRDGRWTQWSFDTLLGSDVHGSTLGILGMGRIGQAIARRGAHGFGMRVLYHNRSRLPERIERNSRAARVDFDTLLRESDHLVLVLPYSPATRHVIDSTALAKMKPTATLTNIARGGLIDEAALADALASGRLASAALDVFEGEPAVDPRLLALDNVVLTPHVGSASLATRRAMAELAVDNLVAALGHGPRAGDPPTPIAGTIPGKDTAKR, translated from the coding sequence ATGCCGGCGCCATCCGCCGCATCGCGTCCGCGCGTCTGGGTGTCGCAGCCGTTGTTCGACGACATCGTCGCCCGCCTGGGCGAGCACTTCGAGGTCGGTGCCACCGCGCAGGTGACCGTCTGGTCTCCGGCGCAGGTCGCGGCGAAGCTGCGCGGCTGCGACGGCGCGGTGGTCACGCTCAACGAACGCATCGGCACCGCGGAGATCGTGCAGGCGTCCTCGCTGCGCGCCATCGCCAACGTCGGCGTGGGCTACGACAACCTCGATGTCGAGGCATTGCGCGCGCGCGGCATCGTCGCCAGCAACACGCCGGATGTGCTGACCGAAACCACCGCCGACATGGGCTTCGCCCTGCTGATGGCCGCCGCGCGTCGCATCACCGAGGGCGAGCGCTGGCTGCGCGACGGGCGCTGGACGCAGTGGTCGTTCGACACGCTGCTCGGCAGCGACGTGCACGGCAGCACCCTGGGCATTCTCGGCATGGGCCGGATCGGGCAGGCGATCGCCCGGCGGGGCGCGCACGGCTTCGGCATGCGGGTGCTGTACCACAACCGCAGCCGGCTGCCGGAACGTATCGAACGCAACAGTCGTGCCGCCCGGGTGGACTTCGATACACTGCTGCGCGAATCGGACCACCTGGTGCTGGTGCTGCCGTATTCGCCCGCCACCCGCCACGTCATCGATTCGACCGCCCTCGCGAAGATGAAGCCGACCGCGACGCTGACCAACATCGCCCGCGGTGGCCTGATCGACGAGGCCGCGCTCGCCGACGCGCTCGCCTCCGGACGGCTCGCATCGGCGGCTCTGGACGTGTTCGAGGGCGAACCCGCCGTCGATCCCCGGCTGCTGGCGCTGGACAACGTGGTGCTCACGCCGCACGTGGGCAGCGCCAGCCTCGCCACCCGCCGGGCGATGGCCGAGCTGGCCGTCGACAACTTGGTGGCCGCGCTCGGCCACGGCCCGCGCGCCGGCGATCCGCCGACCCCGATCGCCGGCACCATTCCCGGGAAAGACACCGCGAAACGGTAG
- the aroC gene encoding chorismate synthase: protein MNTFGHLFRVTTFGESHGPAIGCVIDGCPPGIAISAEEFAHDLDRRATGKTRHTSARREADEVEILSGVYEGVTTGTPIALLVRNTDQRSKDYSAIARQFRPGHADYAYWHKYGLRDPRGGGRSSARETTMRVAAAVIAKKWLAERHGVTVRGCMTHIGDVVPRGHDWSAVEDNPFFWPCAAQVPELESYMDALRKSGDSVGAKLVAVADGVPPGWGEPVYGKLDGELAAAMMSINAVKGVEIGDGFASVAQKGTQHRDVMTPGGFLSNHAGGVLGGISTGQQVVVSVAFKPTSSLRLAVEGVDVDGNVVDIVTTGRHDPCVGIRATPICEAMLALVLMDQALRHRAQCGDVGAVSPRIPG from the coding sequence ATGAACACGTTCGGACACCTGTTCCGCGTCACCACCTTCGGCGAATCGCACGGGCCGGCGATCGGCTGCGTGATCGACGGCTGCCCGCCCGGCATCGCGATTTCCGCGGAGGAGTTCGCCCACGACCTCGACCGCCGCGCCACCGGCAAGACCCGCCATACCTCGGCGCGGCGCGAGGCCGACGAGGTCGAGATCCTCAGCGGCGTATACGAGGGCGTCACCACCGGCACCCCGATCGCATTGCTGGTGCGCAACACCGACCAGCGCAGCAAGGACTACAGCGCCATCGCGCGCCAGTTCCGCCCGGGCCATGCCGACTACGCGTATTGGCACAAGTACGGCCTGCGCGATCCGCGCGGCGGCGGTCGTTCGTCCGCGCGCGAGACCACGATGAGGGTCGCCGCCGCGGTGATCGCGAAGAAATGGCTGGCCGAGCGCCATGGTGTGACGGTGCGCGGCTGCATGACGCACATCGGCGACGTGGTGCCGCGCGGACACGACTGGTCGGCAGTCGAGGACAACCCCTTCTTCTGGCCATGCGCCGCGCAGGTGCCCGAGCTGGAAAGCTATATGGACGCGCTGCGCAAGTCCGGCGATTCGGTTGGCGCGAAGCTGGTCGCGGTCGCCGACGGCGTGCCGCCGGGCTGGGGCGAGCCGGTCTACGGCAAGCTCGACGGCGAGCTGGCGGCGGCGATGATGTCGATCAACGCGGTCAAGGGCGTGGAGATCGGCGACGGTTTCGCCTCGGTCGCGCAGAAGGGCACCCAGCATCGCGACGTGATGACGCCGGGCGGCTTCCTGTCCAACCATGCCGGCGGCGTGCTCGGCGGCATCAGCACCGGGCAGCAGGTGGTGGTGTCGGTCGCGTTCAAGCCGACCTCGAGCCTGCGCCTGGCGGTCGAGGGCGTGGACGTGGACGGCAATGTCGTCGACATCGTCACCACCGGCCGCCACGATCCCTGCGTCGGCATCCGCGCCACGCCGATCTGCGAGGCGATGCTGGCGCTGGTGCTGATGGACCAGGCGCTGCGCCACCGCGCGCAGTGCGGCGACGTGGGTGCCGTATCGCCGCGTATCCCGGGTTGA
- the prmB gene encoding 50S ribosomal protein L3 N(5)-glutamine methyltransferase, with the protein MTDELQTIIDLIRYGASRFQAAGLTFGHSYDNALDEATQLTLHALHLPHDLGPAYGNARVTLAEKEDVLALFLRRIEERVPAAYLTGEAWFAGLSFRSDPRALVPRSPIAELIDAGFEPWLGGRDVRRALDLCTGSGCIAIAMAHYNPDWHVDGADISDDALALARENEQRLHSRNTRFVKSDLFDNLQGEHYDLIVSNPPYVTNAETDALPREYAHEPELGLRAGDDGLDIVLRMLRDAPLHLTEDGLLICEVGEAERALTALLPELPLVWVEFKVGQMGVFVAERHDLVTHNARIRALADAREGAAKPAPAAVGGLF; encoded by the coding sequence ATGACCGACGAACTGCAGACGATCATCGACCTGATCCGCTACGGCGCCAGCCGCTTCCAGGCGGCGGGGCTGACGTTCGGGCACAGCTACGACAACGCGCTCGACGAAGCCACCCAGCTCACCCTGCACGCGCTGCACCTGCCGCACGACCTCGGCCCCGCCTACGGCAACGCCCGGGTCACGCTGGCGGAGAAGGAGGACGTGCTGGCGCTGTTCCTGCGCAGGATCGAGGAGCGGGTGCCGGCGGCCTATCTCACCGGCGAGGCCTGGTTCGCCGGGCTGAGCTTCAGGAGCGATCCGCGCGCCCTGGTGCCGCGCTCGCCGATCGCCGAACTGATCGATGCCGGCTTCGAACCCTGGCTCGGTGGACGCGACGTGCGCCGTGCGCTGGACCTGTGCACGGGCTCGGGCTGCATCGCGATCGCGATGGCGCACTACAACCCCGACTGGCACGTGGACGGCGCCGACATCAGCGACGACGCACTGGCCCTGGCCCGGGAGAACGAGCAGCGGCTGCACTCGCGCAACACGCGTTTCGTGAAATCCGACCTGTTCGACAACCTGCAGGGCGAGCACTACGACCTGATCGTCAGCAACCCGCCCTACGTCACCAACGCCGAGACCGACGCGTTGCCGCGCGAATACGCGCATGAACCGGAACTGGGCCTGCGCGCCGGCGACGACGGCCTCGACATCGTGCTGCGCATGCTCCGCGACGCGCCGCTGCACCTCACCGAGGACGGCCTGCTGATCTGCGAGGTGGGCGAGGCCGAGCGCGCCCTGACCGCGCTGCTGCCGGAACTGCCGCTGGTGTGGGTCGAGTTCAAGGTCGGGCAGATGGGCGTGTTCGTGGCCGAGCGCCACGACCTGGTCACCCACAATGCGCGGATCCGCGCGCTCGCCGATGCGCGCGAGGGCGCCGCGAAACCGGCGCCGGCCGCGGTCGGCGGACTGTTCTGA
- a CDS encoding SCO family protein, whose amino-acid sequence MFNRTVIVVLLIALFAGLGLLASRHFFSGPAAPQPDLRAVKLFPQPRELPAFALQQSDGTQLVPGELHGHWTLVFIGFTFCPDVCPMTLAQLAQAQKQWEALPESTRPRVLFVSVDPERDTPDRIGEYAHAFHRDTLAATADIPSLETFARSLSMVFAKVPAPEGAPADQYSIDHSASMAVLDPGGRMAGVITGSAVDDPAAIAADLAALTRAPRP is encoded by the coding sequence ATGTTCAACCGCACCGTCATCGTCGTGCTGCTGATCGCCCTGTTCGCCGGGCTCGGCCTGCTGGCATCGCGCCACTTCTTCTCCGGACCGGCGGCGCCGCAGCCGGACCTGCGGGCGGTGAAGCTGTTCCCGCAACCGCGAGAACTGCCGGCGTTCGCGCTGCAGCAGTCCGACGGCACGCAACTGGTGCCGGGCGAACTGCACGGTCACTGGACCCTGGTGTTCATCGGCTTCACCTTCTGCCCGGACGTGTGCCCGATGACGCTGGCGCAACTGGCGCAGGCGCAGAAACAGTGGGAGGCGCTGCCCGAATCCACCCGCCCGCGCGTGCTGTTCGTCTCGGTCGACCCGGAGCGCGACACGCCCGACCGCATCGGCGAATACGCGCACGCGTTCCATCGCGACACCCTGGCCGCGACCGCCGACATCCCGTCGCTGGAAACCTTCGCCCGCTCGCTGTCGATGGTGTTCGCGAAGGTCCCCGCGCCGGAGGGCGCGCCCGCCGACCAGTACTCGATCGACCACAGCGCCTCGATGGCGGTGCTCGATCCCGGGGGCCGCATGGCCGGCGTGATCACCGGCAGCGCGGTGGACGATCCGGCCGCGATCGCCGCCGATCTCGCCGCGCTGACCCGGGCCCCGCGCCCATGA